In Triticum aestivum cultivar Chinese Spring chromosome 5B, IWGSC CS RefSeq v2.1, whole genome shotgun sequence, the following proteins share a genomic window:
- the LOC123113260 gene encoding transcription factor BHLH148 isoform X1 yields MQMDSYYFHDDAHLFAGCGVPGSPDLPFADLIASLSEPLPAVVESQSAFREYRGVGLELPGTARGGTGNGINIHRRMMGVLGRMGPAAEEEERPQHQQQQAAGAVESSRGFRHMMRERQRREKLSQSYADLYAMVSSRSKQDKNSIVQSAAVYIHELKVAKEQLQRRNDELKAKILGHDEQQQCVKVQFEVDEPSSSVDSMIGALTRLKSMNVKTRGIHSILSGQRLTTEMNVETTIAACEVEKAVEEALQEVERNQLPDSEAPFPGSRSAWPQTSHVQNVF; encoded by the exons ATGCAGATGGACTCCTACTACTTCCACGACGACGCCCACCTCTTCGCCGGCTGCGGCGTCCCCGGCTCGCCGGACCTGCCCTTCGCCGACCTCATTGCGTCGCTCTCGGAGCCGCTGCCTGCGGTGGTAGAGAGCCAGAGCGCGTTCCGGGAGTACCGCGGCGTCGGCCTGGAGCTTCCGGGGACGGCCCGGGGAGGAACCGGGAACGGGATCAACATCCACCGGAGGATGATGGGCGTGCTGGGCAGGATGGGGCCGGCCGCTGAGGAGGAGGAGCGGccgcagcaccagcagcagcaggcGGCCGGCGCCGTCGAGAGCAGCCGCGGGTTCCGGCACATGATGCGCGAGCGCCAGCGCCGCGAGAAGCTCAGCCAGAGCTACGCCGACCTCTACGCCATGGTCTCCTCCCGCTCCAAG CAGGACAAGAACTCGATCGTGCAGTCCGCGGCCGTCTACATCCACGAGCTCAAGGTCGCCAAGGAGCAGCTCCAGAGGAGGAACGACGAGCTCAAGGCCAAGATCCTGGGGCACGACGAGCAGCAGCAGTGCGTCAAGGTCCAGTTCGAGGTGGACGAGCCCTCGTCCTCCGTCGACTCCATGATCGGGGCCCTCACGCGCCTCAAGAGCATGAATGTCAAGACCAGGGGGATCCACTCCATCTTGTCCGGCCAGCGGTTGACGACGGAGATGAATGTCGAAACCACG ATTGCGGCCTGCGAGGTAGAAAAGGCAGTGGAGGAGGCTCTCCAGGAAGTAGAGAGGAATCAGCTGCCTGACAGCGAGGCCCCGTTTCCCGGAAGCAGGAGCGCCTGGCCTCAAACATCACACGTGCAAAATGTGTTCTGA
- the LOC123113260 gene encoding transcription factor BHLH148 isoform X2: MQMDSYYFHDDAHLFAGCGVPGSPDLPFADLIASLSEPLPAVVESQSAFREYRGVGLELPGTARGGTGNGINIHRRMMGVLGRMGPAAEEEERPQHQQQQAAGAVESSRGFRHMMRERQRREKLSQSYADLYAMVSSRSKDKNSIVQSAAVYIHELKVAKEQLQRRNDELKAKILGHDEQQQCVKVQFEVDEPSSSVDSMIGALTRLKSMNVKTRGIHSILSGQRLTTEMNVETTIAACEVEKAVEEALQEVERNQLPDSEAPFPGSRSAWPQTSHVQNVF, encoded by the exons ATGCAGATGGACTCCTACTACTTCCACGACGACGCCCACCTCTTCGCCGGCTGCGGCGTCCCCGGCTCGCCGGACCTGCCCTTCGCCGACCTCATTGCGTCGCTCTCGGAGCCGCTGCCTGCGGTGGTAGAGAGCCAGAGCGCGTTCCGGGAGTACCGCGGCGTCGGCCTGGAGCTTCCGGGGACGGCCCGGGGAGGAACCGGGAACGGGATCAACATCCACCGGAGGATGATGGGCGTGCTGGGCAGGATGGGGCCGGCCGCTGAGGAGGAGGAGCGGccgcagcaccagcagcagcaggcGGCCGGCGCCGTCGAGAGCAGCCGCGGGTTCCGGCACATGATGCGCGAGCGCCAGCGCCGCGAGAAGCTCAGCCAGAGCTACGCCGACCTCTACGCCATGGTCTCCTCCCGCTCCAAG GACAAGAACTCGATCGTGCAGTCCGCGGCCGTCTACATCCACGAGCTCAAGGTCGCCAAGGAGCAGCTCCAGAGGAGGAACGACGAGCTCAAGGCCAAGATCCTGGGGCACGACGAGCAGCAGCAGTGCGTCAAGGTCCAGTTCGAGGTGGACGAGCCCTCGTCCTCCGTCGACTCCATGATCGGGGCCCTCACGCGCCTCAAGAGCATGAATGTCAAGACCAGGGGGATCCACTCCATCTTGTCCGGCCAGCGGTTGACGACGGAGATGAATGTCGAAACCACG ATTGCGGCCTGCGAGGTAGAAAAGGCAGTGGAGGAGGCTCTCCAGGAAGTAGAGAGGAATCAGCTGCCTGACAGCGAGGCCCCGTTTCCCGGAAGCAGGAGCGCCTGGCCTCAAACATCACACGTGCAAAATGTGTTCTGA
- the LOC123113259 gene encoding DNA repair protein XRCC4, whose amino-acid sequence MATAAAAAAAPRHSCAKLSVAVEDPKAPGGGGIFVKATWLPTRFSLAVTDGAGAWVADASDAEVRLRAEQWDQPVSEYLALAERYLAFHQPSSTYSFHEAGAGRRLSWTFEKQGTKLEWRWKLQPAPHPQQTIAEVLDFLMDANIRLSEEVVRKTQSFEKVKQEAENCLQQSERFNNEKAEFEQASFTKFVAVLNSKKAKLRQLKDRIAALESADKAPKEEEQEEEGHSTDRTEPIEEGSDKDQSVNDEPSETGSGGDPHSSPEKPAAAAAASRGRRGRKRTRK is encoded by the exons ATGgcaaccgcggcggcggcggcggcggcgccgaggcACAGCTGCGCGAAGCTCTCGGTGGCGGTGGAGGACCCCaaggcgccgggcggcggcggcatattcGTGAAGGCCACGTGGCTCCCCACCCGCTTCTCCCTCGCCGTCACCGACGGCGCCGGCGCCTGGGTCGCCGACGCCTCCGACGCCGAGGTGCGCCTCCGGGCCGAGCAGTGGGACCAGCCCGTCTCCGAGTACCTCGCCCTCGCCGAGCGCTACCTCGCCTTCCACCAGCCCTCCTCCACCTACTCCTTCCACGAGGCTGGCGCCGGCCGCAGG TTGTCATGGACATTTGAAAAGCAAGGTACCAAGCTGGAATGGCGTTGGAAACTGCAGCCGGCACCCCACCCACAACAGACTATAGCTGAGGTCTTGGATTTTCTTATGGATGCAAATATACGCTTGAGT GAAGAGGTTGTCAGGAAGACACAATCATTTGAGAAGGTCAAACAGGAAGCTGAGAATTGCTTGCAACAGAGTGAACGATTCAACAACGAGAAGGCTGAGTTTGAGCAAGCCTCCTTTACAAAG TTTGTGGCCGTTCTGAACTCGAAGAAGGCCAAGCTGAGGCAGCTCAAGGACAGGATCGCGGCGCTCGAATCCGCCGACAAGGCCCcgaaggaggaggagcaggaggaggagggccACTCGACCGACAGGACAGAGCCCATCGAGGAAGGGAGCGACAAGGACCAAAGCGTGAACGACGAGCCCTCGgagacgggcagcggcggcgaccCCCACAGCTCCCCCGAGaagcccgctgccgccgccgccgcctccagggGCCGGAGGGGCCGCAAGAGGACGAGGAAGTGA